The proteins below are encoded in one region of Bombus terrestris chromosome 7, iyBomTerr1.2, whole genome shotgun sequence:
- the LOC100648942 gene encoding inositol polyphosphate-4-phosphatase type I A isoform X3, with product MEQPSNQIPYGFSIVFDGGLFQALGANSAEERDSWLQALQLASYECMRSQLLALQQRIEAFSGHKHDTDIQMLRLQRGISTDPAEIPICEISLACDNLLCDGHGRPPNPVLEVDVQVKSSKTWIKYARTEVVERSSNPGFLTTVSFRASDGLTTETKVRITAYDVRERVSQTATPIGSAIVTLNAIQDTPRLRIPLKSAKTTTVGFLTINVWNLEAEDRGNSTESTPSKEPSCGMNHQVLSHRRSQSLPPRLGTKIKLPHQGQLKLLFANPYIQTYRFHSGLGGDICVHEIMAESKLCFQFPQHLLAIWIQEEKELLQEVAGMGELREPWHTKQIELLDRHLHLLHLYSQAKENLAAFKGSYFKRSSRRNDRTLEFAPVNLHLQRMWVHNDTLNRCGFYDFITVGAFTAHSHKSKNGGLIRLLQALKESPTRGNQLYQGTSKITMAHDAIQAIKQLRRDVVDAMRALMKLAKDKQTSGMLPICEDMITKTRILLSLWDPGLVEEALTFLEEYKVAKVHETSNENSLNLDFKTNQSLSPFKRITQQLNFDLKSPDFDDFVTPDTPECVRDLWTKENEKNGYTASFPSKNEHVYVNHHVNTTNQDNVTDGKDEENFVIFPDVENDAKNSEIIKTCAETSTSGNVNDDADDINDSGINPVVSDTILATNASKCEDNEEREADIKGDIDPCKRFLDTQKMCNSPSANYYKPTDEPEPWDLTQLNIEASVMCLVSKVKFLCGRCSSPAVRLRNKNIVGRSHSLKGCAPTNRSKTVHVVTIQPKNDIKNNDESSKLLDASVENRSNFRQQPSPGSEKIPAFSKAKEVCQAVDSMTRMIKSNSGQRNKFTEGLDFASIVDWTSELRPSMKKLRQAMDGLLKTARLTHSVFRVQEDPKMAQRACNVRYRRDVCFSQALTSLVSGLMAKLWCQRPDPMFLLILTTLGPLVSFEGLVSYYGDEIDMWGDMTVAVEDMHTVTFTLTRCGIEPRFEGNCNAPFQQPLPRVLGSRTALTVVLPVPDAIYSLLPLVPSSRQTISFNVTPVFFNVGINEMASLAESLGTTKPQEKSNMDNFERLNEYYLRFKKLNLPTETSSKRLGARSPLGQTLAELMTNLKTSVQAKVNKNVEVLQLSSQICRRMRGLRFTSCKSAKDRTGMSVTLEQVNILTAEYHLAEHEYIRALDCMRSEGCRRENTWKNIGIRKYAFNSLQILTFPKLYRPPTGTYGSAQT from the exons ATGGAACAACCGAGCAATCAGATCCCGTATGGATTCAGTATAG TATTCGACGGAGGTTTATTCCAAGCGTTAGGTGCAAATTCGGCCGAGGAGAGGGACAGTTGGTTGCAAGCCCTTCAGCTTGCCAGCTACGAATGTATGCGAAGTCAGTTATTGGCATTGCAGCAACGCATAGAAGCGTTCAGTGGACACAAACACGACACCGACATCCAAATGTTACGCTTGCAACGTGGAATTTCGACAG ATCCTGCCGAAATACCGATATGCGAGATATCGTTGGCATGCGACAACCTCCTTTGCGACGGTCACGGTCGACCACCTAATCCGGTTCTAGAGGTAGATGTGCAAGTGAAAAGTTCAAAAACTTGGATCAAATATGCGCGAACCGAAGTAGTGGAG CGAAGCAGCAATCCCGGTTTTCTAACGACTGTCAGCTTCCGAGCTAGCGACGGGCTAACCACGGAGACCAAAGTGAGGATAACCGCGTACGATGTCAGGGAACGCGTGAGCCAAACCGCGACACCGATTGGAAGCGCGATCGTGACGTTAAATGCGATTCAAGATACACCTAG ATTGAGGATACCTTTGAAGTCAGCAAAGACAACAACCGTTGGCTTTTTGACGATCAACGTGTGGAATTTGGAAGCAGAAGACAGAGGGAACAGTACAGAAAGTACCCCATCCAAGGAACCTTCTTGCGGAATGAATCATCAG GTACTTTCGCACAGACGATCACAATCACTACCACCTAGATTGGGAACCAAAATCAAGTTGCCGCATCAAGGACAACTCAAGCTTCTCTTTGCTAATCCATACATACAAACATACAG GTTTCACTCTGGTTTAGGCGGCGATATTTGTGTACACGAAATCATGGCAGAGAGTAAACTTTGTTTCCAATTCCCACAGCATTTACT tgcaatttggATTCAAGAAGAGAAAGAACTGCTGCAAGAAGTAGCCGGCATGGGTGAACTACGAGAGCCCTGGCATACAAAGCAAATCGAATTGCTTGATCGCCATCTTCATCTTTTACATCTTTATTCACAAGCTAAAGAGAATTTGGCCGcgttcaaag GAAGTTATTTCAAGCGATCGTCACGCAGAAACGATAGGACGCTCGAATTTGCACCTGTCAACTTACACCTTCAAAGAATGTGGGTGCATAACGATACGTTAAACAGATGCggattttatgattttatcaCTGTTGGAGCATTCACTGCGCATTCGCATAAAAGTAAAAACGGTGGACTCATTAG GTTACTGCAAGCGCTAAAAGAATCGCCAACGCGTGGCAATCAGTTGTATCAAGGAACATCGAAGATAACAATGGCGCACGATGCTATTCAAGCAATTAAGCAACTCCGGCGAGACGTTGTCGACGCTATGCGTGCTTTGATGAAACTCGCAAAAGACAAACAAACCAGTGGAATGTTACCAATTTGCGAAGACATGATCACAAAGACCAGAATTTTGCTCAGTCTGTGGGATCCTGGCTTGGTCGAAGAAGCATTAACTTTTCTAGAAGAATACAAAGTAGCCAAGGTTCATGAAACTTCGAACGAAAACTCTCTGAATTTAGACTTTAAAACGAACCAATCGTTGTCTCCTTTTAAAAGAATTACGCAACAGTTGAACTTTGACTTGAAAAGTCCGGACTTTGACGATTTCGTTACACCCGATACTCCGGAATGTGTGAGAGATTTGTGGacgaaagagaacgagaaaaaCGGTTATACGGCCTCGTTTCCCTCGAAAAACGAACACGTTTATGTGAACCATCACGTTAACACCACTAATCAAGATAACGTTACCGATGGAAAGGACgaagaaaattttgttatttttccagATGTCGAAAACGATGCTAAAAATTCGGAAATTATCAAAACTTGCGCAGAAACGTCGACCAGTGGAAACGTCAACGACGACGCCGATGACATCAACGACAGTGGGATCAATCCCGTCGTTAGCGATACTATCTTGGCTACAAATGCTAGCAAATGCGAGGACAACGAGGAACGAGAGGCGGATATCAAAGGCGATATTGATCCATGCAAACGGTTCCTAGATACTCAAAAGATGTGCAATTCACCGTCTGCTAATTACTACAAACCTACTGATGAACCCGAGCCGTGGGATCTGACCCAATTAAATATCGAGGCGAGTGTAATGTGTTTAGTGTCGAAAGTCAAGTTTCTTTGTGGAAGATGTAGTAGTCCGGCTGTACGGTTGCGGAATAAAAATATCGTAGGCAGATCGCATAGCTTGAAAGGATGCGCTCCGACTAATCGTAGCAAAACTGTTCATGTTGTGACGATTCAACCAAAAAACGACATTAAGAATAACGACGAGTCGAGCAAGTTACTCGATGCATCTGTGGAAAATCGTTCGAATTTTCGACAACAACCGAGTCCAGGTTCGGAAAAGATACCAGCCTTTTCTAAAGCCAAAGAAG TGTGCCAAGCTGTCGATTCGATGACGCGAATGATTAAAAGCAATTCGGGACAAAGGAACAAATTCACCGAAGGCTTAGATTTTGCCTCAATCGTCGATTGGACTAGCGAGCTCAGGCCGAGTATGAAAAAATTACGCCAAGCTATGGATGGATTGCTGAAAACTGCTCGATTGACGCATTCGGTATTTAGAGTGCAAGAGGATCCGAAAATGGCTCAACGCGCTTGTAACGTTCGGTATAGGCGAGACGTATGCTTTAGTCAAGCC TTGACTAGCTTGGTATCGGGATTGATGGCAAAGCTTTGGTGTCAAAGACCCGATCCCATGTTTCTTCTAATTTTGACCACTCTTGGTCCTCTGGTCTCGTTCGAGGGACTTGTCAGTTATTACGGAGACGAGATAGATATGTGGGGAGACATGACTGTAGCGGTAGAAGATATGCATACCGTAACTTTCACGCTGACCAGGTGTGGAATTGAACCGAG GTTCGAGGGAAATTGTAACGCTCCGTTTCAACAACCACTACCAAGAGTACTGGGTTCTCGAACAGCATTAACAGTGGTACTTCCTGTGCCGGATGCGATCTATTCTCTGCTGCCGTTAGTTCCTTCTTCTAGGCAAACAATTTCCTTCAATGTTACCCCGGTCTTCTTTAACGTTGGTATTAACGAAATGGCTTCTCTGGCGGAGAGTCTCGGAACCACGAAACCACAGGAAAAAAGCAATATGGATAATTTCGAAAGACTGAACGAATATTATTTGCGTTTCAAGAAACTGAATTTGCCAACGGAAACGTCGTCAAAACGAC TTGGCGCAAGATCGCCGCTCGGTCAAACGTTAGCAGAACTGATGACGAATCTAAAGACAAGTGTCCAGGCGAAAGTAAACAAGAACGTGGAGGTGTTACAATTATCCTCACAAATTTGTCGGAGAATGCGCGGTTTGAGGTTTACCAGCTGCAAAAGCGCAAAAGATCGCACCGGGATGTCAGTAACACTGGAGCAAGTGAACATCTTGACCGCCGAATATCACCTGGCCGAACACGAATACATCAGAGCGCTCGACTGTATGCGAAG CGAAGGATGTCGACGGGAAAATACGTGGAAAAATATCGGAATTCGGAAATACGCGTTCAATAGCTTGCAGATACTAACATTTCCGAAACTGTATCGGCCACCAACAGGAACTTATGGATCCGCACAAACTTAA